TAAATATTATCTAAATTTTTTGCGAGCGTCCCTCGAACCGCATATACATAGCCTTCTCTCCACCCGCCAGTTACGGCTGTATATTCGTTACCACAGTTATACAGATTCACTTTTGATTCAAATACCTTTTTGTTTGCCCCACCCAATCCTCGACACTGCTCCTTAATCTCCCTGTTGACGCCACCCACCCCTCTGTACTGCTCTTTAATTTCCCTGTTGATGCCGGTAACTCCTCTATAGATAGTCACAGTACCACCACCTTAATAAACCTGATGTTGCGCACCTTCTGCAAGCGCAGAAATAGGTGCAACGGTCGACATAGTTATGTTTCCCTCATGATACACCCGATACACACTGCTGCCAAGCTTGTACAGTTGCAACAAATCGTGTACTGGCTGCGAATACTGACCTAATGCAAACTGTGTGTATTGGGACTCGTTCTTATAGGTTCTTAGGTAAGTGTAACCTCCGGTTTCGAAAAGCCTGCCCGAAAGCCCACTAACCGTGTCATCCAGAGCTATAACCGGTGCAACTTTAACAATTCCCAGCGGACCTGATAAAGTGCCTCCAGAAGTTGGAAGAGTGCCTGACGGCACACCGCTCAAATCCACAACCATGCCACCATCTTTGTATTCAGCGCCGGAAGGCTGAGAACCGGTTTTAGATAATACGGAGGACCGAACAGAAGTTAGCGCATAATTATTACTTGTACCAGTATTAGTGTCACTTATCACATCCGAAGCCCAAGCGTACACGCCGTGCAGCTTAGTCGAAATAGTGCAATTAGTAACAATTCCCTTGCTGGAATAGGCTGCGATTCCAATTGCCATCAAATCGTTTGACACAATATTGCAGTAGTTCACTACAAAATAGCTAATTCGAGACATATTTATTGCCGCAGCTGATGAATTTCGTCCAATAACGTTGAACCCTGTAATAGTTATGTATATCGCACTATTTCCACATGAAATACTTTTAACACTTCGAGACGTCGACACCCGAGTATCTCCGTTAATATAAATTCGGCCTTTTCCTGTAAATCCTTCGCACAACACGTCTTCATTGTACGTTCCCTCTACAACGTTAATTGTAATGGTATGATTAACTATCGGAGGAATTGAATCTATTGCCTTTTGTAATGTCTTAAACGCGATACCAGAGGCTAGGCCGCTGTTGCTGTCGTTTCCAGTCGTTGTATTAACATAATAAGCAAGATCCGTTGTTGTCATTGTAGGCCTAATGCTGATTAAGTTCTTAGCCTCACTGTTATTCTCATCTTGTTCTTTCAGCTTGGCATCGATCTCCTGCCAGTTTGAATTCATGACAGTGATATCAGGAGGACTGTCTGTCAACTCTGGCATTATAAACTTATAATTTCCCGTCAATTTTGACATGGAATCACACTCCTTTATTTACTGCTCTTAGTTTTTTTATTTTTAATAAATTGAGCTAAGAACTTGGTATATACTCTCGAACGACCTGCCAATCCTCCCTGGAGGATAGGCTTGACCAGTCCGAAAAGTCATTAAGAATATCTCCCCAGGTAGCAAAATACTTTATTACGGACAACTTAATATGACTGGGTACCAAAGGTGCTAAAGCTCTGGCAATATCTGCATAGCGATAATTTTTTGTACTGTCTGGGCTGAGAACCTGTATCTTCAGTAATCCATAAGCCTTGTCAGGATTGCTCTCTTCTTCAGCACCAAAGAACGTTACAATACAATCACTTCCAGCAATCGATTTTACAATATTCCTTATCGCAGGCACGTTCAGCTTGTTTCCTTTTTGGTTTAGTGAGATCAGGTAGCTTTTTCTTTGTTCTAAAGTCCCTAACCCCTTCATCCCCAAAAAACTTTCCATTCTGGAAATAGAATAATTTGATGCGGTTGTAATAAAGTGGTTGGATTTAATTTTGGATATTTCATCTCCCAAGTGATCCAGCAAATCATTTTCTGCATTGAAAACAGAAGCTATTTCAGTTGTATCCGAAATAAAATCCGGCACATAACTTCCGAGCTGGGTATTTTTTTCTGTGCCCGTAAGAATATCAAGGTACATTTCATAGATGTCATCAGACGCATCTAAATTGGTTATGTTACCATCCTCAATAATTGTTAAGGTCATCTGATAATTTCCACTGGCATTTGGTGCATTTTCATCTCTGTTCCAAGTGTTATCACCATTGTTAACAAGAGTATAGGTAACTCCATCAATTGTGTATTTAATAAAATTGATCATGTTTATCCCACCACCGTTAAGTTAAGTGCTGTCAGCACAGGAATTTCATCTTGATTTAGTGCGATATCAGACGTTCCGGAGTTAATTGTCAAATTGTTCAGCTCTGCAATCGACTCACAGTCAAGTATGACGCTTCCGATCCTCATGTAGCTCACACTATTCTTTGAGAAAGTAACTGAAGCTAAATATTTTGTAATTGCATCTAAAGTTCCGCTTGCCTCGGAATATCCTTCGTTTAACGTTACATTAGCAGCAACCAAAATATTCTTCTGAGTCCCGCCAGTTACAGTTACTTTACTTCCGATCGGAGCTACTCCATTACCCAGTCCCTCAGACTTTGGGTCGAGATATTCCTGAAAAGACACAACCAAGGATGGTTCAGCCGGACGCCTTTCACGGTTTGTGATTGCAATTTTAACAGTATTGCCTCCATTCCAAAGAGGAAATACTTTTGCTGCCCCAATCCCATCATAATCTGATGCCCATTCAAGATACTGAGCCGCATTACCATTCTGCGAAGGATTGATGATGTATGATTTTAATCTGCTTCTAAAATCCTCATCCGATTCCGTTTCAGTGCCAGAAGTGATAATGTCACTCAATACAGCTGTAACTCCGCTTACATTACTAATATTCTCAAGAGTCCCTCGATATTGGTTACCGATTTCACCAGATTGTTCACAGATACCACGGTAAACATTCTCAGAAAGAAATTCTACAATTTTATATGTTGTATCCTCAAGTCCCCACCTTGTTCCAAGGTCAACAGCAGCGGTAGTTTCTACTTTTCGCACTGCATAAGTTGCGCCTTTTCTGGTCTTCCCATAATCCGCAGCCTTTTTGTCAAGATAGTCATTCACCGTAGTATCCAGATAAAAGAGATCTGTATAGTTGCTGAGGTTTGAATATATCTCAGCAAGCTTATATGCACATGGCGCAAGCGCGTCATAAACAATACTTCCTTCCCGTTTGTCCACATCAGAGGTTACACTGCCGAGCATTTCAGAAAGGATTTTGTCATAGGTCATAGCTTCAAACACGGATATCGCCTCCTGTTCTTTAATTTGCTACTGAGTTAGCACTAAGCGGTTATCACCTTTGCGGTCAGCAGTTCGACCAAATCAGTGTACTGATCCTGAGTGATTCTGTCATTGAGCAGGAAAACATCGAGCTTGACCTGCATTTCGTCCTTCTGGTCCTGACTCTTGTACGTGGTGTTGTCGATCACCTTTTTGCAATATGTATAGGTCATAAATTAATCCTCCTTTATAATCCAAGTTCGATCATCGACAGGCGAAAATCGAGATCAACAAGATATTCTTCTGTTGTTGGTTCTGGTGCTACATCGATGGGTTCAGGAGCCGGGCGGCTTTCAACATCATCCCTGATCCGTTGGATAAGCTCCAGTTCTTCTACCGTAGCCCCTTCCTCTGGGATGCAGACGATTGATCCGTCAGGGAGCGGTATGATAGCCACTCCCGCGGTATAGTTGGTTGTTGATATGTCAATCTCATGGTCTTTATATAGCATGGTTATAACCTCCCTCGGCAATCAAGAGTTAAATTTCCAGAAATAGACCCTCCGTTATTAAAAAGTGCTGCTCTTATGGTGGAATTTGAACCAACATATGATGCAAAAATCATAATGTGATTTCTACTTATGATAGGCGATGCTACAGAAAAAGAAAACTCTGACAACGGAATATTTGCTATTGTTGACCCATCAAAATATACAATCTGAGTAGGCTGAAACGTCAATATAGGCAGAACCTTTTTAGGAGTAATCTTTAATGTTAGTGTTAATCTTGCTTCAACCGCACTTCGATTCATAAATCTCCCTTGCCATGCAATATTATTAAAATACTCATAAGTACTTTCATCCACCAACGTATCCAGAGCGCTATCTGCTTTCTGCCGACTGTTTAGTCCTTCGGCAAGATCCGATACCGCACTCAGCACGTCCTGTTGATACTGCATCGTAATCGCGGTCGGCGTGGTGTGCATGGTTTTGAGAATTGGATAATCAACGGTATATACAGCATTCACATCGTAGTTTGTCGCCAATATAAATGCAGAGCTTTGTCCATTTGTTTCTGACGATGATCCACTTAATACTGTCCATCCACTATCACGAATCTGATTTCTATAAACACTATTTATAGTCTCTGCTTTTGACTTTAACCATGTGGCTGAACCACCTAGACCATAATTACTGTTTATCCTATAATAACTGTCAGCGGCTAAAGGATTCGCCACCTCCCCAAGCACCATCCCGGTATCCACGTACACGTAATTGTCCCCTTTGTCCAGTTTCGGAATGTCACCGTGGATATGGACGTTTACATCAGTGATCGGTTCGGGATTTGAAAGTTTGTAGTGTAGCTGGTAGCCTTCGTAGCCGGGAGCTATGTTGTTTTTGCACCAAGTTATAAGAGAGGTATTCGTTGAGCCGTTGTCGCATTTCATTATCTTCATTCCATTTGTAACAGGAGTATACAGGTTATTAGTCACAGTTATGGAATTAGCTGAAACAGCAGCTATAAGATCGTATCCGTATCCGGGAATAAAAATATAGTCACCAACGGCAAACTTGGTATTGCCCTCTCCGAGTGTGACATTAATCACTTTTTGGCCTGATGTGTTAGTACCAACAGCAAGAGATGTTACTGCACCGGTAGGTAATGAACCGTCCACTATGCTTACCCAGCCAACGTACCTCACTCCACTGTATGCTACAGCTTTCCACCCATTCATAAACGCCTTGACTTCGTCTGCATTTGGGTTAAACGATTCTCCCCAGCCAGTGGTTACATCATTTAGTCCAAGGTAGACGACTCCATTGTATAAGGCACCTTGATTCCCACCGTTTATTATTTGTATCTGGGGAATGATTGAACCATCGTAGCCAATCATTTTTGTTAGAGAGGTGTCATTTACGTTATTAAGAAAATTGGCTATTGCGATTTGCTTTGATCCGGCAAAATCTAAGTTATACGCACAATCATAGTCTTTACCGAACAGCGTCCTGTGTTTCCAGTTCAGTAGTCCAGATACTTTACCGTTCTCATATGTGAATGTATCATCAGAAGTGAACTTTCCCTCGATAACGCAACGATCAATTCGACACGGCTTGTATGATGCTGGAGCTGTGGTTCCTTCTACGAGCACAAAACTATCATAATAGCAAGTATTGGCTCCTGCATTGGTCATTCTAACCTTTACTTGAGTATTTGAGCCTGTGTTAAATGTGCCACCAGTGCTCAATGCAATAGTTTCAGCCATATTTACAACCTGTGCATTACTGTTTGTTCCTGATTTATTTGCACTAAAATAATAGTTTGTATTGGGCTTTACATTTACTACATTCCCTATATTATTATAAGTGGTAGTAACAAATTTAAACTTACCATTTTCAATTGACAGCGTCCCTGTAGAAGGGTCAAACGGCACCCACCATGCAATTCCTTCCTCGCAATTTCCATTCCTAACAAGGTTGTCATGCCGTACTTCGATATATGGGTTCTGGAGGCAAGCGTATGAGTCAACGTAGGGATATTTTTCCATGAGCTGGGCTTCGGAGAATGTTGCGTATTCAGTGGCGGTGATTTCGTTGATTTGGAATCCGTCAAAATACGCATATTGGGTGTTTGCTCCATCAATCGCAATACCAATAGAATTCCCAGAATTGACATCAGATGGGGACATTTTAAATCCAGACCTTACAAATTTACTTGTATCAGTTACACGTGTGGAATATGCGTCATTCCCGCCACCAACGTTATTCTTATAAACTCTTATCCCAATACTTGCATTTCCATTTTTCAGGTAAGCACTCACAAAGTAATATTTAGAATAATCTAATGTGCTCAAAGTATTTAAAACTTTTACGACTGCACCAGTTGTTGAAGTGAGTGTAGCCTTTATGCCATTGCTACCAAAAACTTTATTAGTTGAATCTAAAGTTGCCGTTACCTGATAAGTTCCCCACTTACTCACATCCTCACAGTTCCCATCCTTGCCAAGCAGATTTACGTAGCTCTTGCCTTGCATGGTAAATTTGGGGATTGATGTCATGCCGTCAGACCTGCGGATTACAGAGTTCATTCCGAGTCCAATAGAGGGAGACAATGTAACTCCACTTTTTATCGTCGAATTGATTTCTTCATCTGCAGCCTGCCGGGCAGCTGCCTCACTGCTGATCAAATCCCTAAGCTCACTATCCCCCGCACTCCTGGCTGCAGCTTCTGCCGACAGGGCATCAGCGTTGTTTTTTAATGCCGCGTCGATCAACTCATTATCGTTATTCAAGTCATCCCGCTTCATGTAATCACTGCCAAGCCATTGATTCAGCTTATAGTTCTTCGTTCTATTGGTGCTTGCCATTATGGCGCCTCCTTATATCTTTCAAATTCATCCCAGGTCAGATTCAGGGAATCCCAATCCTCCCATGTATTATGGTAGCTTTCATACTGATTCCAAGAGATCCATGTATATTCAAATAGATAAGCCAGATGGGCAGGCTTAATCTGCTCTATTGTTAAAATGAGGTCACTCATGTTTTCGGGAATACCTAGAACTCCTACAAATTTAATGACGAAACGATTGTTTTGAACATCCTCAATCACTTCCACCTCTCCGTTGGAATAGGATGCGGCAGTGTCAATGATCATCTGCTTTGTCACCGTACCGATGCCGGTCACTTTTGCCTTAATTCGTTCTCTCCTGAACGAACTGCTCTTCGAGACGTCCACATCCAAACCGCAGATCTGTTCATAGCGGCTCAGCAGGCTCAAAGATGTATTAATAAAGCACTCATTTGTTATTTCTTGAAAGCCTCCTAATACCTCTGTCAACTCATCGTTCACTATATTTTGCAGTTCTTCCATGGTTGAATTGCCAGCATAGACAGGGGGTAGTATTTCCATCCAGCTCATATCAATCAACCTCCGTTAAAGAGATCGTTCCTACTGTAGGGACCTGCGTTTCTCCTATGGTAATATTGGCCGTACCTCCATTGACCAAAAGTGAATCGTAATCTTTCACCCCTGCGGTATCAAGCAGCAGACTTCCAACCTTTGCGTGGCTCACAGAATATGTCCTAAAGACTAGGCTATTCAGATATTCTGCTACCATGATCCGGAACGAGGCCTGTACATCATTATAATTCCTGGACCCATCGAGCCATATATTGGCAGATATTGTAATGGGAACGCAGTCAGGACTTTGAACCGTAACGGCAGCTCCAATGGGGCGAACCGTTTCGATAAATGCTGCTACAGAATTCGGCAAGCTTTCATCGATCTCCACATTGCTATCAACAACGAGTACTTTCACAGTTCCGGGGCCATTCCACAGGGGAAGAACCTTTGCATTGCCGGTACCCTGAACCTTTAACGCCCACTCTTTGTAGTGATCCGCATTTCCAGAGGTGCTGGGCGCTTGCGCTTTCGCATAGAACCTTGATCTCAAATTATCGTCCGTTTCTTCATCAGCTCCTGATGTTATGACATCGGTCAGCACTGCCGTTACTCCGGCGAGATTATCGATGTTTTCCAGTGCTCCGTCGTAGAGGTTTCCTATATCACCCTCCTGTTCACAGATGGCACTGTAGACATTTGTTGCTGTCAATTCCGTAATCTTATAAGTTGTATCGTTGATCCCCCATCTGGTTCCGATATTCACGGTGCCGTTTGTCTCTACTTTTCGAACAGCATGAGTTGCTGCTTTTCGAGATATGCCGTAGTCCGCCACAACACGATCGAGATACTCTCCAGAGGCTGTATCACCGAAGACCAGATCCAGAAACTGATTGAGGTTATAGTAGGTTTGGGCAAGCTCATAAGCGCAGGGGGCCAATGCATCATAGATC
This genomic window from Clostridiales bacterium contains:
- a CDS encoding DUF2313 domain-containing protein, translating into MINFIKYTIDGVTYTLVNNGDNTWNRDENAPNASGNYQMTLTIIEDGNITNLDASDDIYEMYLDILTGTEKNTQLGSYVPDFISDTTEIASVFNAENDLLDHLGDEISKIKSNHFITTASNYSISRMESFLGMKGLGTLEQRKSYLISLNQKGNKLNVPAIRNIVKSIAGSDCIVTFFGAEEESNPDKAYGLLKIQVLSPDSTKNYRYADIARALAPLVPSHIKLSVIKYFATWGDILNDFSDWSSLSSREDWQVVREYIPSS
- a CDS encoding baseplate J/gp47 family protein, with the translated sequence MFEAMTYDKILSEMLGSVTSDVDKREGSIVYDALAPCAYKLAEIYSNLSNYTDLFYLDTTVNDYLDKKAADYGKTRKGATYAVRKVETTAAVDLGTRWGLEDTTYKIVEFLSENVYRGICEQSGEIGNQYRGTLENISNVSGVTAVLSDIITSGTETESDEDFRSRLKSYIINPSQNGNAAQYLEWASDYDGIGAAKVFPLWNGGNTVKIAITNRERRPAEPSLVVSFQEYLDPKSEGLGNGVAPIGSKVTVTGGTQKNILVAANVTLNEGYSEASGTLDAITKYLASVTFSKNSVSYMRIGSVILDCESIAELNNLTINSGTSDIALNQDEIPVLTALNLTVVG
- a CDS encoding phage tail protein; protein product: MASTNRTKNYKLNQWLGSDYMKRDDLNNDNELIDAALKNNADALSAEAAARSAGDSELRDLISSEAAARQAADEEINSTIKSGVTLSPSIGLGMNSVIRRSDGMTSIPKFTMQGKSYVNLLGKDGNCEDVSKWGTYQVTATLDSTNKVFGSNGIKATLTSTTGAVVKVLNTLSTLDYSKYYFVSAYLKNGNASIGIRVYKNNVGGGNDAYSTRVTDTSKFVRSGFKMSPSDVNSGNSIGIAIDGANTQYAYFDGFQINEITATEYATFSEAQLMEKYPYVDSYACLQNPYIEVRHDNLVRNGNCEEGIAWWVPFDPSTGTLSIENGKFKFVTTTYNNIGNVVNVKPNTNYYFSANKSGTNSNAQVVNMAETIALSTGGTFNTGSNTQVKVRMTNAGANTCYYDSFVLVEGTTAPASYKPCRIDRCVIEGKFTSDDTFTYENGKVSGLLNWKHRTLFGKDYDCAYNLDFAGSKQIAIANFLNNVNDTSLTKMIGYDGSIIPQIQIINGGNQGALYNGVVYLGLNDVTTGWGESFNPNADEVKAFMNGWKAVAYSGVRYVGWVSIVDGSLPTGAVTSLAVGTNTSGQKVINVTLGEGNTKFAVGDYIFIPGYGYDLIAAVSANSITVTNNLYTPVTNGMKIMKCDNGSTNTSLITWCKNNIAPGYEGYQLHYKLSNPEPITDVNVHIHGDIPKLDKGDNYVYVDTGMVLGEVANPLAADSYYRINSNYGLGGSATWLKSKAETINSVYRNQIRDSGWTVLSGSSSETNGQSSAFILATNYDVNAVYTVDYPILKTMHTTPTAITMQYQQDVLSAVSDLAEGLNSRQKADSALDTLVDESTYEYFNNIAWQGRFMNRSAVEARLTLTLKITPKKVLPILTFQPTQIVYFDGSTIANIPLSEFSFSVASPIISRNHIMIFASYVGSNSTIRAALFNNGGSISGNLTLDCRGRL
- a CDS encoding DUF2313 domain-containing protein, with translation MSWMEILPPVYAGNSTMEELQNIVNDELTEVLGGFQEITNECFINTSLSLLSRYEQICGLDVDVSKSSSFRRERIKAKVTGIGTVTKQMIIDTAASYSNGEVEVIEDVQNNRFVIKFVGVLGIPENMSDLILTIEQIKPAHLAYLFEYTWISWNQYESYHNTWEDWDSLNLTWDEFERYKEAP
- a CDS encoding baseplate J/gp47 family protein, yielding MFSDKTYENIMSHMLGRVGADVDKREGSVIYDALAPCAYELAQTYYNLNQFLDLVFGDTASGEYLDRVVADYGISRKAATHAVRKVETNGTVNIGTRWGINDTTYKITELTATNVYSAICEQEGDIGNLYDGALENIDNLAGVTAVLTDVITSGADEETDDNLRSRFYAKAQAPSTSGNADHYKEWALKVQGTGNAKVLPLWNGPGTVKVLVVDSNVEIDESLPNSVAAFIETVRPIGAAVTVQSPDCVPITISANIWLDGSRNYNDVQASFRIMVAEYLNSLVFRTYSVSHAKVGSLLLDTAGVKDYDSLLVNGGTANITIGETQVPTVGTISLTEVD